Genomic segment of Trichoderma breve strain T069 chromosome 7 map unlocalized scaffold00007, whole genome shotgun sequence:
CTGCAAAACACTGTTGCAGCTGAGACAAGAATTACATCTGAGTTATAATACACACAGTACATTCCTCCCAGACGCCTGTTCACCGAGAAGAgatatttttcttcttttctttttacaaGTGGCAACACCGATTAGGGAGAGATGGTGGCGGCTGAGTAGTCTAACAAAGCTGCCGTCAAATGTGGTCACTCAATTAGTTATATTACGTTTGACAACCTACTGTCCAGCTCTAGGACTTTGGAATGCGGCTGAATCTATAGGTAATTAGTGCAGCACTATGGATAAACTTAACCGAACTTATGGTTTAACTCTAATTCTCTTGTAACATTCAATGTAGCGCTAAAGTAAAGTGATAGTAAGAGAAATGTATTATAATACCAAGTAGCTACTAATATATAAACCACTGACTTCTCTCTATATCGGACTTCTCTTACTATCAACAAAAAGCACCGCCTGTATCACAATACCCTACCCATCAGTATCAATTATAACTATACCATCTTCCCCTAAAACAATCAGAGATATTGAGATGTCTGAGTCTAAATTTTTCCGAGCATCAGCCCGAGGAAGCCATGTCAATAACGCTGGCGAGCCTCGGTGGGAAGACACAAAACAAGTGGTTGCTGAATTAGCCAGAGGAAACCTCATCCAAGCACTCGTTGAACGCCCTGGAACGGCTTACATAAATTATGACGGTAGAAAAAGGACTTTGGCTGAACATGGGAGGTTCTATGAGTATAATGGCGACGAGAAGATAGTTTATACCTCCCCAGATTCCAACACCGAGGGCAATAGACACAAATGGACGGGTACTATTACGGCGTCTATTACGACAGGATTTGACGTTTCGACGGAATAATCTATTTTACTTAAGGGTTAACATCTAACATACTGTCTAATCTATTCGCATTATCACTATTCCTTGCTTTCATTGTGTATTTTGATGTCGTAGTCTGATTATGAACAGTAAGCTAAGGCAACTGTTGTCAGCGGGCCAATAGCCTCATGATATTCTCTCTTACTATAGAAGACTTCAAAAGACGTAGGATCTTCCAAGTAACTGAAATGTGATGTCGAGAATGGTTCGTTACGGAACCTTCCGTCTGCATCTCAATGGACAGTTTAAGGAGGGGGCCATTACAGTAACGGCTGTTGTCTGTCGGCGGAATAAAGCACAATACGGCCTGCAGAATGTTGTGCGTAGCTGAAATATTGATCATGGCGTCCCTAGATGTCGAGTTATCGATCTGTCGGCGGCAATAGCTTGACACAAGTAGCTCTGATGGTACGCAGATTCACCCCGCAGATACCAGTTCACTATATCCACCTGTACTCGCAAAGCAATCTGTCTTTCATTGTGGTAGACTATAAAACCTAACGCTCGGATGGTACAATTGCTGGTATGCACTGGGAGTTCAATCTCGTGGTGGACAAGTATTTTGAAAATCGGAAGCAGCGGAAGCTTGTATGATTGCTTGGAGGCGGGAGATGGGAGAATCGGATTGGACCGCTGTAGCGCGctgtttcatcttcatataTTAATGTTTATATTAAAATTCTTACTCAGAAGTTAGTTTCCATGACCTTTGGGATAGAGTGTATTGTGTAGCCTGCGATCTTTCATTTCTTGAAGGTCGGTCAAAATTCAAATTATCAAGAAAGTAGTCCATCACGAGGCGTTAGCCATGAGCAAATGGCGTCGGCCACGAACGTCTCATGACTAGCCATAAATTTCCCAAGGGACCTCGCTCTCATTGAACCTGTAAGGATGTATTCGAACCTGCCTTAATTAAAGTCGACCTACCGAAAGTATGATTGCGCCTTCGGAAAGCTGAACAGCTTACCTTCTTTCACACAACTCAATCGTATTCTGTTAAGCGTTTCATAACGTCATTGGATAATACAATATTGGATAATACAAAAACCGCTCATACGCCATAACAAGCAGATACGCCATCCgaaaattaaattttatgCCGACTGCCAGGGAGGCTGGCCTTTACGATTCGAATGGTATGTTAGCTTTTATAATGTTGAATGAAATTCTGTTTCCTACTTCCCTTGCATTCAGCAAAACCTTAGCAAGAAACATAGATACTTGCTTGCTCTAGAGCGGCTATACCGAGATGGCTTAGTTGTGTAAGTAAACCGATCGCTACTCAATAACATTGCGCTTACAGAACATGAAAGTATGGTTATATACTACTATTCAATCTTGGAGAGAGTAATTGGGAGAGAAATCGGGTCTTGCAGATCTCATGTTTCTTGGTCTAGTATGTACTAAGCCAAACCAAAGTCTACCTATTTGTCCATTCGCAATTTGTCCATAATTCAAGGGCTGAAAAGCAACGAGGGCATCGTGCACTGTGATGGCCTCAATACCTCAGAGGTCGAAGCCGGTTGTCTGCAGGTTTTGAGAGAGGctaaaaatgctgtgaagaagTCTTATCACAAGGCTACTAGGTAATGGGGGAGAGGCTTCGGATATACATCCACTTTAATAGGCAGTTTACATGCAGCCCTACAATCTGTGCTAAAGAATCGGGACTAGCTCAGCAGAGGGTCTCGAGGGAGGTtgaaaatgctgtgaaggGGGCAGCAGTTTGCCTAGAGTCACTGTAGGCAACAGGCGGGGGCCTGGTCTGTCTTGGCTGGGCTCATAACGACCTGAACCCTTCAAACATCCTTGTGGCAGAGGACGGTAGACCCGTTCTGATTGACTTTGGTTCGTCTCAGAGAATTGGGGAGAAACTGTCAACTAGCCGTGGTACGAAAGGCTGGATTGATTGCGAGATGAAGGACTATACAACGTCGGAGACACATCATGATACATTTGCTCTCGACAAAATCTGTACGTGGTTAAGCAACCCGACGTTTGAGGATTAAATAGCTACGATAAATAGCCCATAGATACGGAGTATAGGTGCCGGGAAGTCTTATTCTAGAGGGTCTACCATCCCGTCAAAACTGGGCATCATCGAACAGTGGCTCATACAGAAAGAGCAAAGTTTCTGAAGGTTAAACTGGTTTAAGGTACTTGGGGTTGTTGACAGGCGGAACAAGGTTGCTTGATTGGCTCCACGAGGCTGTCAAGAGTACGGCGGTATTGGCCAATTGGAGTCAAGTAGTCGCTTTTACAGCACTTTTAATCCCCCCGAAGAGGATGTAGCAGCATACACCTGTCTATGTCAGCCATCTTTATTACGTACTTGCGCTCAGTTTCTCAGCATTAAGTTTCTCATCTATACATGTTAATATCCTACATGTTTATAAAAGCAGGACAGAAACTACTACTTCTACACCCCGCGAATTAAAACAGGGCGACTGAGAATGATAAAGAGAGTCTCATCAGAATTGAGACTCCTAGTTTTGAATCCCTTTACCGCTTGAAGATTGATACCTAAAACGCCTAGTAAGTCGAGGTAAATTAAGCCCCCGATTTGGGCCAAGCTAAAAGCCATGGTGCCATATTTGTTCAATAATCCGACAGGGGGCATCACAACACCAACGGCCAATCGTGCACCACGACAAATTTCCattccttttcatctttgctcATCATGATCACTCAACGCACAAGCCTATATTACATGGGGTATATTGGACTAAATTCTGACAGCCGCGGCGGGCACTTGTATGACACGGCAAATAGACTTCAAGGGGTTGTTCTAGAAGACTTACTATATTTTGACATATCTTTGACAACCCCATAATCCGTGCGTTGGGAGTTTAGGACTTGGCAGCGCTCACATCATGTAAAAGCAAATCTAAATAGTGAGGCTGCCTAACTTCTTGGCAGCGGCAACACCGGCTCTTTGGCTTATCAGCTTAGACGTCTTTTGTTCCTGGGGAAAAGGAGGATTTGCATCTGCGGCTGAACGCGCCCCTGCGCTATCGCTTCGTAGCCGCAACACCAAGCAGTTAATCATGTGGGGACGCGCGCTGGCCGTCCTCTAGAGATAATGATGACctacttttcttctttctttctcttctcgtcttaatttctttctctctgtcATTCTGTGTCACTCttttctgtttgtttgtcgAGTTGCGAGAGTGGTGCTGGAGGGCATATCCTCTTGCGCTTGACAATCAGGGGCAAACAGGTTGTCAACTAAGGCGATCAAGTCGCGCACCTCACACACTCTTTTTGTCACTCATTTCTGCAATATTTACGCAAACTAAGTCAATAAATTGTGCCCATTACTCTCCTTCATTTTCCCTGGGCATAAATCGACGTATTCTACGATGTTGCAACTCTTCTCAAGCCGGGTTCGGCGTCCCATTTCGCTAGTCGGCATCGCTTTTGTCTTTAGCACTTTAGCTTTGTACATACTCGCACCAGTAAGTAGACACCACATTTCAAATTGTCATGAGGACAACTCCATGTTAGTTGGTTAACTCACACAATGAAAAGTACACTGTCCAGCATGGATCTTCAGAAACGCCGAAACAGCCATGGACCACAAGTCGCATTTCCCAGCCTCCGAGTAACCAGACTACCACCGTCTCTCAGACTGCAAATCAGAAAATCCACATTCTTTTACCTGCCACAAGAAGCAATATCAACTTCTGCAAGACGCTCCTTACCATGATCCTCTTAGGATATCCTAGCCCGACGATTATCGCTTGGGCAGACCAAGACCGCGCGAGTGGACTTCTTGGAGGCGGTTCACACTTTGCCAAAATCACACGGACTCTGGATTACATTAATGACCCTAAACGTCGCAACCTGCCCGGCTTCGACGATGAACTCGTCATGATGCTCGATGCATATGATATTTGGTTCCAGCTCCCCCTTGACGTGCTCTTGTCTCGCTACAACGCCATTCTCGAGGACGATGCCGCACGAGTTTCTCAGCGCATGGGTCGAGCTTATACTATTGAGGGTATCAATTCACGGGTTGTATTTGGAGCAGGCAAACGCTGCGCACCGAATTTGCTTAACTCCGTGGCCTGCTATCCCGTTCCTGAATCGCCCCTCCCAAATGACCTTTACGGAGGAAACACGGATACTTTCATTGGAACCAGCCAATGGAGCAGCTATCGAACTCGGTATCTCAACTCAGGATACATCATTGGGCCGGTGGGAGAAGTGCGTCGCGTTCTGGAGAGAGCTCTGAAGAAACTGGAAGAATGCCAGAACCGAAAAGGCGCTTCGTTTGATGATGGAACTGGGGCATCAGATGCGTGTTACAAGGGTAGTGATCAGAGCATCTTTGTCGAGATGTTTGGAGAGCAGGAATATTATCGCGAAGTTATGAGACGGCATCATCGCACTCGTGTTGATGATGTACTTGATAGAGTCGTTCCAGGACGAGCTGGATCAAGGCCGCCTCCTACGGTTGTCCAGCAGGTCCCTGTGCTGGATCGCCTAGAACCTGCTTTCACTCATCAGCAGTACAACAAGACGCATCTTCCCGACAAGCCCTATGAATTCGGCATTGCTTTGGATTATTGGTCTCTGCTGGGTCATCAGACGTCCAACGCTGTTACTGATGCTCGGTATATCCGCCACAGCCTCCCCGTGAAACAGCAAATGGGCAAAACAGGGAAATTCGACTGCGTCCCCAAAACAGAAATGATGTCCCTACCAAACGATTTGCCCAGCGACAAGCCTCTCCCATGGATGAGAGGCATGATGCCTGATATGTGGGCGACGATGCCTCTTTACACGGAGATTTGCATCGGCACGGTGCCCGTCATGATCCATCACAACTCGGTGGAAAAGTACCAGCGGGAGAGGCAGTGGAGTCAGACGTGGTGGTACAGGAGAGCGAAGCCGCTGTTTGAGGAGAGGCGCAAGGAGGGGATTGCGCAGTTGGCGGAGGGCATTCCGACGGATCGCGGGACGATGGAGAAGTGGGAGATGATTTGTCCAAAGTTTCTTGAGAAGGAGCTGTTTAGGAATGAAAAGGGGAATTAAGGGGATTGATTGTATGAACACGGGATGAAAGTATGTGTTATGCTTGCATGAGAGGTGTTTTGGGCGTCATGATGTCATTTGTTTTGGAATATTCACTGTACATTCTTCAAGATACTATTTATATGTgcttaattataatataatgTCACTGTATACAACTTTTAACAAGCCAAAAACGCCGTATATGAGCGCAAACCAGCATCATGCCATTACAAAATCTATTTCCTGCCCTTCCCTCTGCTTCCCCGTCCAATCTCCATCAACCTGGCCTTCTTGTGGAATCTCTCTCCCATCTGGTGTCCGCTCCCCCTCGGTCCATCCTCCGTATCACCTCCACGCTTCcggctcttctccagcatgGCTCTGACGCCAGATCCTGCGCCGCCCTCCTTTCGCTTGGTCAACCGATCGATGCGATCAACGCCCTCGCCGAGATTATGCCACTCCTCGCCGCCAAACTGCATCCGTCCGCTGCGGCCGGCttgcttggccttcttggcgcgctccttcttgctctccttgggCAGACGGGTAAAGTTCGTCTCTTCGTATTCTGTGCGCTCCTGCTCGTCCTTGCGCTCCTGCTGCGTCTTCATTCTGCGGCCACCTTGGACGATAGTTGTTCCGATGCTGGGTTCGGCAATGGGTGCGGATGAGAGCTCAGAGGCAACAAATTCCTCCATGGTGTGTGAGCGCATGGGGCGGCGGGCGGCCTTTTCGCGGGTTTGGGTCGTCTCCATGACTTGACGCTCGCGGCGAGGGGGTCGGTATACGCCGGCGGGAGCATCATCGTTTTGGTCGCGCTTGGCGGGACGGATGGCGACGTCGTCCATGAGAGAGCCCATGTTGGGCGCGGCAGAGAAGTTGCCTCGCTTGGGCTGGGGCCTGGAGTGACCGTCTTCGGCCTCGGagtcgtcctcttcatcctcatcctcgtcatcgtcttcagAGCCTGAACCTGACTCGTCCGTGCTAGATCCAGTCTTTGCAttttccttggcctccttcatcttctcgcgTCGCTGCGCATCTTCCGCCGTCCGAAGGAATCTGTCGATGGAGAAccgcagcttctcttccaatgGTCGGGCTCCCTTCTCGAGAAACAGACGTAGCTCGACAAGCTTTGTTCGCACGGCATCGTCTAAATCTTgatccttttcttttgatgCGGCCTTTCCATCTGACTTTGCGTTTCGTAGcttgacgaggatgagaaagaCGAGGTTCTGGAGGTAtgagagcagcagctcgtTCTTGACGTCGAGGAGCGAAATTCCATCCTTGGGGTGGTCAATGGTTGAGATTTTTGAAGTTCCTTCTTGTGCCAGAGACAGCGACTGTGTTAGAGACGCCAACAGCGCGGGCAGAGTCGTTgcggcggccatgatgggctGATGAGCTGCGGCTGGTGGTTTTGTTTCGAGATGGTAAAATTCAAAAGCCTGGAGAAATCGATATCGATTTGAACTTTTTAGTGGGGGCATGTGGCGTATCTTGCTTGTACCTGCGCCTTGCCTGTTTGGGTCTAGCGGatattcttctttcaatTACCCTGCATTTTGTTGGTATCTTgagctgaaagagaagaggaggaaataTGACTGTAGAGATAAATAAGTTGGTTTATGAATTGAAAGTAGATTCACTTGAAGAAAAATTCACGTTGTTGAGGttgtgatgttgatggtAGAATGCGGTGGCTGCTTGTTTACATGTGAATAACAAGCTCCTGAACGTCAACACAGATGGGAATATATGACGGACATCATACTTAGGAAATTGTTTTAGAAAATTCATATGTCCGTCTATACACTGACATTGACACAACATTGCTATCCGACTTTTCGTTATAAATACAAAGGTAGTAGTATATCATATATCTCCTTTCAACACCTCTAAGACGCTCCTGGAAATCCTTCCATTGCATCTCCTGAAATCATGCCTCTATAGAGCATCGCGCATCTCCTTTTTCATCCTTGTGACCGTTCCAACTCCTCCATAAACCAAACCCGTGTACACCATCGCTACGCTTGCACCAGCATTCAGCACCTTCAACGCCTGCTCTCCATTCGTGATGCCTCCAGTCGCAAAAAGCACCTTTTGCTCACCCTTGCCATCGCTGGGCTGCGAGTCGAGCATCTTGCGGTATCGGCCGACGAGGTCCAATGTGCGGTCGAACATGGCAGGGCCAGAGTAGCCGCCCGTCTCCATCAGCGCCTTTTGCTCTCTGACTGAGAGCTTGGCTCCCTTGGGGTTGAGGCCGGTTCTTCGCTTGGTGGTGTTTCCCACAATGATGCCGTCGACTCCGCTCTTCTGCACAGCCTGGACGATGCCCTCCATTTGCGaatcttcgtcctcgtcggGAGAAACCTTGACCATGACCTTGGGGCGCACTTTTCTGTCGGTTCGAGATGCCTCGTCGACAACGGCGGCAAGTAGCCGCGTCAAGGGCTCTGCAGCTTGAAGGTCTCGGAGACCTGGCGTGTTGGGGCTGCTGACGTTGACGACCAGAACATCGGCGTAGCGGGCCAACCGCTTTGTGCAGTAGACATAGTCGGAGGCGATGGCCTGCTCGTCCTTTTCGTTGGtctccttgttctttgcGATTTGCACGGCCAGTATGCGTCCAGGCTTCAAGCTTCCTACGGGAACACCGGCCTCTCCACTAATGATTTCCTCCTCGGTGACTCCTATTGAGCGCGCAAATCGTCGAAGTCGGTCGCGCAGGCGGATCGCCATGTCGTCAGCTCCCTTTGAGTTGAGGCCGTATCGGTTGACCATTCCATCGAGAATCGGCACGCGAAAGACTCGGGGCTTGGGGTTTCCCTCTTGCGGCAGCGGCGTGCAGCCACCGACTTCGACAACGCCGGCTCCCAGCGCAAACAGCGCATCGGGAATCTCGCCGTCCTTGTCCAGACCAGCCGAGATGCCGATCGGGTTCGCCAATTGGTGCTCGAATACGGTGGCTGAGAGGCTAGAGCTGTTGGCAGCGGCGTCACGTTCTCGGGGGTTCAAGCCGACTTCGTAGAGCAGCTTCAGCGCTGTAACGCCCAAATGGTGCGCATCTTCGGCATCGGGGACGACGGTTcgcagcagcggcgggaCGACATATCGGT
This window contains:
- a CDS encoding dihydroorotate dehydrogenase domain-containing protein codes for the protein MSVSLLRSRLAATGLKSVPRSTCPSRNSLRTSIPRRYNSSSAGSSGGGFKVAAYSTALAAALYASYYYTTDTRAFVHRYVVPPLLRTVVPDAEDAHHLGVTALKLLYEVGLNPRERDAAANSSSLSATVFEHQLANPIGISAGLDKDGEIPDALFALGAGVVEVGGCTPLPQEGNPKPRVFRVPILDGMVNRYGLNSKGADDMAIRLRDRLRRFARSIGVTEEEIISGEAGVPVGSLKPGRILAVQIAKNKETNEKDEQAIASDYVYCTKRLARYADVLVVNVSSPNTPGLRDLQAAEPLTRLLAAVVDEASRTDRKVRPKVMVKVSPDEDEDSQMEGIVQAVQKSGVDGIIVGNTTKRRTGLNPKGAKLSVREQKALMETGGYSGPAMFDRTLDLVGRYRKMLDSQPSDGKGEQKVLFATGGITNGEQALKVLNAGASVAMVYTGLVYGGVGTVTRMKKEMRDAL
- a CDS encoding sas10/Utp3/C1D family domain-containing protein: MAAATTLPALLASLTQSLSLAQEGTSKISTIDHPKDGISLLDVKNELLLSYLQNLVFLILVKLRNAKSDGKAASKEKDQDLDDAVRTKLVELRLFLEKGARPLEEKLRFSIDRFLRTAEDAQRREKMKEAKENAKTGSSTDESGSGSEDDDEDEDEEDDSEAEDGHSRPQPKRGNFSAAPNMGSLMDDVAIRPAKRDQNDDAPAGVYRPPRRERQVMETTQTREKAARRPMRSHTMEEFVASELSSAPIAEPSIGTTIVQGGRRMKTQQERKDEQERTEYEETNFTRLPKESKKERAKKAKQAGRSGRMQFGGEEWHNLGEGVDRIDRLTKRKEGGAGSGVRAMLEKSRKRGGDTEDGPRGSGHQMGERFHKKARLMEIGRGSRGKGRK